A window of Babylonia areolata isolate BAREFJ2019XMU chromosome 2, ASM4173473v1, whole genome shotgun sequence contains these coding sequences:
- the LOC143279322 gene encoding oxidoreductase NAD-binding domain-containing protein 1-like isoform X4 — protein MFSTSSPQSADHVTRTQSSTRKELISSATVLDIRNESDNVKVLTLRVHDRNLSFKPGQWVDTFIPGMETIAGYSMCSSPFLLESEGILILAVKFSEHPPAFWVHTKCRAGDVLRLRAGGDYYFDPQPGEENPGDVLLVAGGVGINPLYSMLNHVAHINTLPQGPYRGNVLLLFSARTFSELIFRKELENLSAAHSNIATRFFVSRESSVPASVKVGRIMCEDIQKAVQELRTERLKVFLCGPSPMIEDIEQFCVSCNVRKEQLNYERWW, from the exons CTAATTTCTTCAGCAACAGTACTTGACATCAGGAATGAGTCGGATAACGTCAAGGTGCTAACACTTCGGGTCCATGATCGGAACTTGTCTTTCAAACCCGGTCAATG GGTGGACACATTCATCCCTGGAATGGAGACAATTGCAGGATACTCCATGTGCTCATCCCCATTCCTTCTGGAAAGTGAGGGTATCCTCATATTGGCTGTGAAGTTCTCAGAACACCCACCAGCTTTCTGGGTGCACACCAAG TGCCGTGCCGGAGACGTTTTGCGACTGAGAGCTGGGGGCGACTACTACTTTGACCCGCAGCCAGGGGAGGAGAACCCAGGGGATGTGTTGCTggtggcagggggtgtggggatcaATCCCCTGTACAGCATGCTGAACCATGTGGCCCATATCAACACGTTGCCCCAAGGTCCGTACAGAGGCAACGTCCTTCTGCTTTTCTCTGCCAGGACTTTCTCGGAACTCATTTTCAGG AAAGAGCTGGAGAATCTCAGTGCAGCTCACTCAAACATTGCCACCCGCTTCTTTGTCTCCAGGGAATCATCTGTGCCTGCATCCGTCAAAG TGGGCAGAATCATGTGTGAGGACATCCAGAAAGCTGTGCAGGAACTCAGGACAGAAAGACTGAAAGTGTTCCTGTGCGGCCCATCCCCCATGATTGAAGACATCGAACAGTTCTGTGTCTCTTGCAATGTTAGGAAAGAGCAGCTGAATTATGAAAGATGGTGGTAG
- the LOC143279322 gene encoding oxidoreductase NAD-binding domain-containing protein 1-like isoform X3, with product MSRLQLHAPSPQSADHVTRTQSSTRKELISSATVLDIRNESDNVKVLTLRVHDRNLSFKPGQWVDTFIPGMETIAGYSMCSSPFLLESEGILILAVKFSEHPPAFWVHTKCRAGDVLRLRAGGDYYFDPQPGEENPGDVLLVAGGVGINPLYSMLNHVAHINTLPQGPYRGNVLLLFSARTFSELIFRKELENLSAAHSNIATRFFVSRESSVPASVKVGRIMCEDIQKAVQELRTERLKVFLCGPSPMIEDIEQFCVSCNVRKEQLNYERWW from the exons CTAATTTCTTCAGCAACAGTACTTGACATCAGGAATGAGTCGGATAACGTCAAGGTGCTAACACTTCGGGTCCATGATCGGAACTTGTCTTTCAAACCCGGTCAATG GGTGGACACATTCATCCCTGGAATGGAGACAATTGCAGGATACTCCATGTGCTCATCCCCATTCCTTCTGGAAAGTGAGGGTATCCTCATATTGGCTGTGAAGTTCTCAGAACACCCACCAGCTTTCTGGGTGCACACCAAG TGCCGTGCCGGAGACGTTTTGCGACTGAGAGCTGGGGGCGACTACTACTTTGACCCGCAGCCAGGGGAGGAGAACCCAGGGGATGTGTTGCTggtggcagggggtgtggggatcaATCCCCTGTACAGCATGCTGAACCATGTGGCCCATATCAACACGTTGCCCCAAGGTCCGTACAGAGGCAACGTCCTTCTGCTTTTCTCTGCCAGGACTTTCTCGGAACTCATTTTCAGG AAAGAGCTGGAGAATCTCAGTGCAGCTCACTCAAACATTGCCACCCGCTTCTTTGTCTCCAGGGAATCATCTGTGCCTGCATCCGTCAAAG TGGGCAGAATCATGTGTGAGGACATCCAGAAAGCTGTGCAGGAACTCAGGACAGAAAGACTGAAAGTGTTCCTGTGCGGCCCATCCCCCATGATTGAAGACATCGAACAGTTCTGTGTCTCTTGCAATGTTAGGAAAGAGCAGCTGAATTATGAAAGATGGTGGTAG